Proteins found in one Sphingobium sp. V4 genomic segment:
- a CDS encoding P-II family nitrogen regulator encodes MKKIEAIIKPFKLDEVKEALHEVGVSGITVTEAKGFGRQKGHTELYRGAEYVVDFLPKVKLEVVVDDSLADRVVEAICAAAQTGRIGDGKIFISNVEGAVRIRTGERDSDAI; translated from the coding sequence ATGAAGAAGATCGAAGCGATCATCAAACCGTTCAAGCTGGATGAGGTGAAGGAAGCGCTGCACGAAGTCGGCGTTTCTGGCATCACCGTCACCGAAGCCAAGGGTTTCGGTCGGCAGAAAGGTCATACCGAGCTGTATCGCGGCGCCGAATATGTCGTCGACTTCCTGCCCAAGGTGAAGCTGGAGGTCGTCGTGGACGACAGCCTCGCCGACCGCGTGGTCGAAGCCATCTGCGCCGCGGCACAGACCGGCCGCATCGGCGATGGCAAGATCTTCATTTCGAACGTCGAGGGCGCGGTACGCATCCGGACCGGAGAGCGCGACAGCGACGCCATCTGA
- a CDS encoding M67 family metallopeptidase, producing the protein MMVAISRGLLEQIVALGRSSRDEVCGLLFGRAGTIEGFQPAANVAPDPARHFELDPAILIAAHRSARTGGPAIVGHYHSHPSGVAIPSVTDVACASPDGSLWLILGSEKARLWRARPGTIVNVQFVEVMLDIR; encoded by the coding sequence ATGATGGTTGCGATATCAAGGGGGCTGCTGGAACAAATCGTGGCCCTGGGCAGGTCGAGCCGGGATGAGGTGTGCGGCTTGCTGTTCGGTCGGGCGGGAACGATAGAGGGGTTCCAGCCGGCGGCCAATGTCGCGCCCGACCCGGCGCGGCATTTCGAACTTGACCCGGCTATATTGATCGCAGCGCATCGGTCGGCCCGGACAGGTGGTCCTGCCATCGTCGGCCATTATCATTCGCACCCTTCGGGTGTCGCCATTCCTTCGGTGACCGATGTCGCCTGCGCGTCGCCGGACGGCAGCCTCTGGCTGATCCTGGGCAGTGAAAAGGCCCGACTCTGGCGGGCTCGGCCGGGTACGATAGTTAATGTTCAATTTGTAGAGGTGATGCTCGACATAAGGTGA
- the nrdR gene encoding transcriptional regulator NrdR, protein MRCPFCAHEDSQVKDSRPTEDGAAIRRRRQCEACGARFTTFERIQLRDIWVVKSEGRKEAFDRDKLARSIGIACRKRPIDPSRIEKLISGIQRQLETSGDGEVPARAIGEMVMEGLKRLDSVAYIRFASVYKDFTDARDFEEFAGTVKEVGRE, encoded by the coding sequence TTGCGCTGCCCCTTCTGCGCCCATGAAGACAGTCAGGTGAAGGACAGCCGGCCGACGGAGGATGGTGCCGCCATCCGCCGTCGCCGCCAGTGCGAAGCCTGCGGGGCGCGCTTCACCACATTCGAGCGTATCCAGTTGCGTGACATCTGGGTCGTGAAGAGCGAGGGGCGCAAGGAAGCCTTCGACCGCGACAAGCTGGCCCGATCGATCGGCATCGCCTGCCGCAAGCGGCCGATTGATCCCAGCCGCATCGAAAAGCTGATCTCCGGCATCCAGCGCCAGCTGGAAACCAGCGGCGATGGCGAGGTCCCCGCCCGCGCCATCGGCGAAATGGTGATGGAGGGGCTGAAGCGCCTCGACAGCGTAGCCTATATCCGCTTCGCCAGCGTCTACAAGGACTTCACCGACGCGCGGGATTTCGAGGAATTTGCAGGAACCGTGAAGGAAGTCGGGCGGGAGTGA
- the map gene encoding type I methionyl aminopeptidase: MTEYMTMTADAPISRSTAIKLYDETGFAGMRKAGRLAAEILDALAPHVVPGVTTGELDDIVRRMTLEGGGVPATLGYRGYTHSCCISLNNVICHGIPGDYRLRDGDILNIDVTPQVDGWHGDTSRMYIAGEASIKARRLVEVTYECLMLGIEQAKPGNHLGDIGHAVQRHAEKHRYGVVRDFCGHGLGRVFHDSPEVVHIGRPGTGPELKPGMFFTIEPMINIGKPGVKMLDDGWTAVTRDRTLSAQFEHSIGITETGCEIFTKSPAGLDCPPYGA; encoded by the coding sequence ATGACCGAATATATGACGATGACGGCGGATGCGCCGATCTCCCGCTCGACCGCGATCAAGCTGTATGACGAAACCGGTTTCGCCGGGATGCGCAAGGCCGGGCGCCTCGCCGCCGAAATCCTCGATGCGCTGGCGCCCCATGTGGTGCCCGGCGTGACCACCGGCGAACTGGACGACATCGTCCGCCGCATGACGCTCGAGGGCGGCGGCGTGCCCGCCACGCTGGGCTATCGGGGCTATACCCACAGCTGCTGCATCAGCCTCAACAATGTCATCTGCCACGGCATTCCGGGCGATTATAGACTCAGGGATGGTGACATCCTCAACATCGACGTGACGCCGCAGGTCGATGGCTGGCACGGCGACACCAGCCGCATGTACATCGCCGGCGAAGCCTCGATCAAGGCGCGCCGGCTGGTTGAAGTCACCTATGAATGCCTGATGCTGGGCATCGAGCAGGCGAAGCCCGGCAATCATCTGGGCGACATCGGCCATGCCGTACAGCGCCACGCGGAAAAGCACCGCTATGGCGTCGTCCGCGATTTCTGCGGTCATGGCCTGGGCCGCGTCTTCCACGACAGCCCTGAGGTCGTCCATATCGGCCGCCCCGGGACTGGCCCCGAGCTGAAGCCCGGCATGTTCTTCACCATCGAACCGATGATCAACATCGGCAAGCCCGGCGTGAAGATGCTGGACGATGGCTGGACGGCGGTGACGCGCGACCGCACGCTTTCCGCCCAGTTCGAACATAGCATCGGAATCACCGAAACCGGCTGTGAGATCTTCACCAAAAGCCCGGCAGGCCTCGACTGCCCACCCTATGGCGCCTGA
- the glyA gene encoding serine hydroxymethyltransferase: protein MSTDTLTQPALSDIRSEGYFTRGLADADPAVFGGVQQELKREQNQIELIASENIVSKAVLEAQGSVFTNKYAEGYPGKRYYQGCAPSDVVEQLAIDRAKQLFGCNFVNVQPHSGAQANGGVMLALVKPGETIMGLSLDAGGHLTHGSKPSMSGKWFNAVQYGVREDTHLIDYDAVEAQAIECSPKLIIAGGSAYPRQIDFARFRAIADKVGALLMVDMAHFAGLVAGGAHPSPFGHAHVVTTTTHKTLRGPRGGMIMTDDEAIAKKINSAIFPGLQGGPLMHVIAAKAVAFGEALQPEFKTYAQAIVNNAKALASKLEQRGLAVISGGTDTHLALIDLRPYGISGKDADEALERSFITCNKNGVPGDPLPPTKTSGIRVGSPAGTTRGFGVAEFEAIGDMIADVLEGLRDKGEHGDAAVEANVRERVTALCARFPIYEG from the coding sequence ATGAGCACCGACACCCTGACCCAGCCTGCTTTGTCGGACATCCGTTCGGAAGGCTATTTCACGCGCGGCCTGGCCGATGCGGATCCCGCCGTGTTCGGCGGCGTCCAGCAGGAACTGAAGCGCGAGCAGAACCAGATCGAACTGATCGCGTCGGAAAACATCGTGTCCAAGGCGGTGCTGGAAGCGCAGGGTAGCGTCTTCACCAACAAATATGCCGAGGGCTATCCGGGCAAGCGCTATTATCAGGGCTGCGCTCCGTCCGACGTCGTCGAACAGCTCGCCATCGACCGCGCCAAGCAGCTGTTCGGCTGCAACTTCGTCAACGTCCAGCCGCACTCGGGCGCACAGGCCAATGGCGGCGTGATGCTGGCGCTGGTCAAGCCCGGCGAGACGATCATGGGCCTGTCGCTGGATGCCGGCGGCCACCTGACCCATGGGTCGAAGCCCAGCATGTCCGGCAAATGGTTCAACGCCGTGCAATATGGCGTGCGCGAAGACACCCACCTGATCGACTATGACGCGGTCGAGGCGCAGGCGATCGAATGTAGCCCCAAGCTCATCATTGCGGGCGGCAGCGCCTACCCGCGCCAGATCGACTTCGCCCGCTTCCGCGCGATCGCGGACAAGGTCGGCGCGCTGTTGATGGTCGACATGGCGCATTTCGCGGGCCTGGTGGCGGGCGGTGCCCACCCCTCGCCCTTCGGCCACGCCCATGTCGTCACCACCACCACGCACAAGACCCTGCGCGGCCCGCGCGGCGGCATGATCATGACGGATGACGAGGCGATCGCGAAGAAGATCAACTCGGCCATCTTCCCCGGCCTTCAGGGCGGCCCGCTGATGCACGTCATCGCCGCCAAGGCGGTGGCCTTCGGCGAGGCGCTCCAGCCCGAGTTCAAGACCTACGCACAGGCGATCGTCAACAATGCCAAGGCGCTTGCCAGCAAGCTGGAGCAGCGCGGCCTGGCCGTGATCTCGGGCGGCACCGACACCCATCTGGCGCTGATCGACCTGCGCCCCTACGGCATTTCGGGCAAGGATGCCGACGAGGCGCTGGAGCGTAGCTTCATCACCTGCAACAAGAATGGCGTGCCGGGCGACCCGCTGCCCCCGACCAAGACCAGCGGCATCCGCGTCGGATCGCCCGCCGGCACCACCCGCGGCTTCGGCGTGGCGGAGTTCGAGGCGATCGGCGACATGATCGCCGACGTGCTGGAAGGTTTGCGCGATAAGGGCGAACATGGCGATGCCGCCGTGGAAGCCAATGTCCGCGAACGCGTCACTGCGCTTTGCGCCCGCTTCCCCATCTACGAAGGGTAA
- the rpiB gene encoding ribose 5-phosphate isomerase B gives MKIAIASDHAAVDLKAELAQWLREEGHEVDDLGPANADRVDYPDFGYKLAAAVASGAAERGIALCGSGIGISIAVNRNPACRCALVSEPLSAALSREHNDANVLALGARLTGEDMAKACVSAFINTEFGGGRHAGRVEKLSQPAL, from the coding sequence ATGAAAATCGCCATCGCATCCGATCATGCCGCCGTCGACCTGAAGGCGGAACTCGCCCAATGGCTGCGCGAGGAAGGGCATGAAGTCGACGACCTGGGACCGGCCAACGCCGACCGAGTCGATTACCCCGATTTTGGTTACAAGCTCGCGGCGGCCGTCGCATCGGGCGCGGCCGAGCGCGGCATCGCGCTCTGCGGGTCGGGCATCGGCATCTCGATCGCGGTCAACCGCAATCCGGCGTGCCGCTGTGCACTGGTAAGCGAACCGCTGTCGGCTGCGCTGTCGCGCGAGCATAACGACGCCAATGTCTTGGCGCTCGGCGCTCGTCTGACAGGTGAGGACATGGCCAAGGCGTGCGTCTCCGCCTTTATCAACACCGAGTTCGGCGGCGGTCGCCATGCCGGCCGTGTCGAGAAACTATCCCAGCCCGCGCTCTGA
- a CDS encoding histidine phosphotransferase family protein — MNNPTDSIEFASLLCSRLCHDLLSPVGALNNGLELMADENDPEMRERCLELLGDSARTSANKLKFFRLAFGSAGGFGDAVPPHEARVAIEGMFAGAGRVKVGWIVEEQMLGKLPAKILLNLALIAGDALVRGGQLDIGVECRPGVTEIVVRAEGPKVVLDPDLRAALAGTLPIEGLASRTAAAWMVRQLVASAGGDIVLSPPGEPVLLFGASIPG, encoded by the coding sequence ATGAACAATCCGACCGACAGCATCGAATTTGCCAGCCTGCTCTGTTCGCGCCTGTGCCATGACCTGCTGAGCCCAGTCGGCGCGCTCAATAATGGGCTTGAACTGATGGCGGACGAGAATGACCCGGAAATGCGCGAGCGTTGCCTGGAACTGCTGGGTGACAGTGCGCGGACGTCGGCGAACAAGCTGAAATTCTTCCGCCTGGCTTTCGGCTCGGCGGGCGGCTTCGGCGATGCGGTGCCGCCGCATGAAGCGCGCGTCGCTATCGAGGGCATGTTCGCAGGCGCGGGTCGGGTGAAGGTCGGCTGGATCGTCGAGGAACAGATGCTCGGCAAGCTGCCCGCCAAGATATTGCTGAACCTGGCGCTGATCGCGGGCGACGCGCTGGTGCGCGGCGGCCAGCTGGACATCGGCGTCGAATGTCGGCCGGGCGTGACCGAGATCGTCGTTCGGGCCGAAGGGCCGAAGGTCGTGCTAGACCCGGATCTGCGTGCCGCGCTGGCGGGCACCTTGCCGATCGAGGGGCTGGCGTCGCGCACGGCGGCCGCCTGGATGGTCCGGCAGCTGGTGGCGAGCGCGGGGGGCGACATCGTCCTGTCGCCGCCGGGTGAGCCGGTGCTGTTGTTCGGGGCGTCGATCCCGGGCTGA
- the glnA gene encoding type I glutamate--ammonia ligase — protein MANTPKDILKMIEEKEIEWVDVRFTDPKGKWQHLTMVSSVLGEDELTQGLMFDGSSIEGWKAINESDMILKPDLDAVYVDPFSATPMLIIFCDIVEPDTGELYSRDPRSCAKRAEAFVKSAGFGDTIYVGPEAEFFMFDDVRFENDYSQSYFKIDDIELPTNTGKEYEGGNLGHRPRAKGGYFPVAPVDPCTDIRAEMVSTMLEMGLPCDKHHHEVAAAQHELGLTFGTLVQTADRMQIYKYVVQMVAQAYGKTATFMPKPIAQDNGSGMHTHMSIWEGGKPLFAGDGYAGLSDTCLYFIGGVIKHAKALNAFTNPTTNSYKRLVPGFEAPVLLAYSARNRSASCRIPYGAGAKAKRVEFRFPDAMANPYLCYAALLMAGLDGIENKIHPGAAMDKNLYDLPPEELSQVPTVCGSLREALNSLEADYEFLLKGDVFTKDQIDAYIELKWPEVYRWEMAPSPVEFDMYYSA, from the coding sequence ATGGCCAACACGCCAAAAGACATCCTGAAGATGATCGAGGAAAAGGAGATCGAGTGGGTCGATGTCCGCTTCACCGATCCCAAGGGCAAGTGGCAGCACCTGACCATGGTTTCCAGCGTGCTTGGCGAAGATGAGCTGACCCAGGGCCTGATGTTCGACGGTTCGTCGATCGAAGGCTGGAAGGCGATCAACGAATCGGACATGATCCTCAAGCCCGACCTCGACGCCGTTTACGTCGATCCGTTCAGCGCCACCCCGATGCTGATCATCTTCTGCGACATTGTCGAACCCGACACCGGCGAACTTTACAGCCGCGACCCGCGCTCCTGCGCGAAGCGCGCCGAGGCCTTCGTCAAGTCGGCCGGTTTTGGCGACACCATCTACGTCGGTCCGGAAGCCGAATTCTTCATGTTCGACGATGTGCGCTTCGAGAATGACTATTCGCAGAGCTACTTCAAGATCGACGACATCGAACTGCCGACCAACACCGGCAAGGAATATGAAGGCGGCAACCTGGGCCACCGCCCGCGCGCCAAGGGCGGCTATTTCCCCGTCGCTCCGGTCGATCCCTGCACCGACATCCGCGCCGAAATGGTTTCGACCATGCTCGAAATGGGCCTGCCCTGCGACAAGCATCACCATGAAGTCGCCGCTGCCCAGCACGAACTGGGCCTGACCTTCGGCACGCTGGTCCAGACCGCCGACCGTATGCAGATCTACAAATATGTCGTGCAGATGGTTGCCCAGGCCTATGGCAAGACCGCGACCTTCATGCCGAAGCCGATCGCGCAGGACAATGGTTCGGGCATGCACACCCACATGTCGATCTGGGAAGGCGGCAAGCCGCTCTTCGCCGGTGATGGCTATGCCGGTCTGTCGGACACCTGCCTCTACTTCATCGGCGGCGTCATCAAGCACGCCAAGGCCCTGAACGCCTTCACCAACCCGACCACCAACAGCTACAAGCGCCTGGTGCCGGGCTTCGAAGCCCCCGTTCTGCTGGCCTATTCGGCGCGCAACCGCTCGGCTTCCTGCCGTATTCCCTACGGCGCGGGCGCCAAGGCGAAGCGCGTGGAGTTCCGCTTCCCGGACGCGATGGCCAACCCCTATCTCTGCTACGCCGCGCTGCTGATGGCGGGCCTCGACGGCATCGAGAACAAGATCCATCCGGGCGCCGCGATGGACAAGAATCTCTACGACCTGCCGCCCGAAGAGCTGAGCCAGGTGCCGACCGTCTGCGGTTCGCTGCGTGAAGCCCTGAACAGCCTCGAAGCCGACTATGAGTTCCTGCTGAAGGGCGACGTCTTCACCAAGGATCAGATCGATGCCTATATCGAACTGAAGTGGCCCGAAGTGTATCGCTGGGAAATGGCGCCTTCGCCGGTCGAATTCGACATGTATTACAGCGCCTGA
- a CDS encoding nitronate monooxygenase — protein MNPLDSLGLSWPIIQAPMAGVSTPAMAAAVSNAGGLGSIAVGAVDAATAREMIAAVRDRTDRPFNVNLFVHSPARSRPDIEAQWLVALEPLFGQFGGNSPASLREIYRSFAEDDAMLAMLTATRPAVVSFHFGLPQPWRIATLKAAGCILLASVTSLAEALAARAAGVDMLVAQGFEAGGHRGTFDPDAPDDRLGVMALTRLLVEQAGLPVIAAGGIMDGRGVCAALDLGAVAAQLGTAFIGCPESSADAAYRAALFSPTAHTVMTRAISGRPARCLANRFTRWGADTARPPPDYPIAYDAGKALNQLARTHGESGYGAHWAGQGVSLARALPAAQVVATIGVEMEQASAGH, from the coding sequence ATGAACCCGCTCGACTCGCTCGGCCTTTCCTGGCCAATCATCCAGGCGCCGATGGCGGGTGTTTCGACGCCCGCCATGGCCGCCGCAGTCAGCAACGCCGGCGGCCTCGGTTCCATCGCCGTAGGCGCGGTCGATGCGGCGACTGCACGCGAGATGATCGCCGCAGTCCGCGATCGCACGGACCGCCCTTTCAACGTCAACCTTTTCGTACATTCTCCGGCACGGTCCCGACCGGATATTGAAGCGCAGTGGCTGGTCGCGCTCGAACCGCTCTTCGGCCAGTTCGGCGGCAACTCGCCGGCATCGTTGCGTGAAATATATCGCAGCTTCGCGGAGGACGACGCGATGCTCGCCATGCTAACCGCAACCCGCCCCGCCGTCGTCAGCTTCCATTTCGGCCTGCCTCAGCCGTGGCGGATCGCGACACTCAAGGCCGCCGGCTGCATCCTGCTCGCCAGCGTCACCAGCCTGGCCGAAGCGCTTGCGGCGCGCGCCGCAGGGGTGGACATGCTGGTCGCGCAGGGATTCGAAGCTGGCGGCCACCGCGGCACCTTCGATCCCGATGCGCCGGACGACCGGCTGGGCGTCATGGCGCTCACTCGGCTGCTGGTCGAGCAGGCGGGATTACCGGTCATTGCAGCGGGCGGCATCATGGACGGACGAGGCGTATGTGCGGCGCTCGATCTCGGCGCAGTTGCGGCGCAGCTCGGCACGGCGTTCATCGGCTGCCCGGAAAGCAGCGCCGACGCCGCCTATCGGGCCGCACTGTTCAGCCCCACCGCACATACGGTCATGACGCGCGCCATTTCCGGCCGCCCCGCCCGCTGCCTGGCCAACCGCTTCACCCGCTGGGGTGCCGACACCGCACGACCTCCACCCGATTATCCCATCGCCTATGATGCAGGAAAGGCGCTCAACCAATTGGCGAGGACGCATGGCGAAAGCGGTTATGGCGCGCATTGGGCCGGACAGGGGGTATCACTCGCTCGTGCACTTCCCGCAGCGCAGGTGGTCGCCACGATCGGAGTCGAGATGGAGCAGGCGTCAGCCGGTCATTGA
- a CDS encoding RluA family pseudouridine synthase has protein sequence MVPGDSIIEAAIGDAQHGLRLDRALADLLPDLSRERLKTLIGDGQVHGPQAVKISASTKVVAGQFFTITLPPPTPLDTVAQDIPLVIVHEDADLIVVDKPAGLVVHPAAGNLDGTLVNALLHHCAGRLSGIGGVARPGIVHRIDKDTSGLLVVAKTDRAHEGLARQFKDHSIDRLYAAIVYGVPTPGSGTVDSWIGRSDADRKKMAVHREGRGKHAVTHYRTIMRLRGATMVECRLETGRTHQVRVHMAHLGHPLIGDPVYGRERKGFKSILETLGFKRQALHAKTLGFIHPVTDKPLLFQSVLPADMQELLSELHV, from the coding sequence ATGGTTCCGGGGGATTCCATCATCGAAGCGGCTATCGGCGACGCCCAGCACGGGCTGCGCCTGGATCGTGCGCTCGCGGACCTGCTTCCCGATCTCTCGCGAGAACGGCTCAAGACTCTGATTGGCGACGGACAGGTGCACGGCCCCCAGGCCGTGAAGATCAGCGCATCGACCAAGGTCGTCGCCGGACAGTTCTTCACCATTACCCTGCCGCCGCCGACGCCGCTCGATACGGTGGCGCAGGATATTCCGCTGGTGATCGTCCATGAGGATGCCGATCTGATCGTGGTGGACAAGCCTGCCGGCCTCGTCGTCCATCCCGCCGCCGGCAATCTGGACGGAACGCTGGTCAACGCCCTGCTCCATCATTGCGCCGGCCGGCTCTCCGGCATCGGGGGCGTGGCGCGCCCTGGCATAGTTCATCGCATCGACAAGGATACTTCCGGCCTGCTGGTCGTTGCAAAGACCGACAGGGCGCATGAAGGATTGGCCCGCCAATTCAAGGACCACAGTATCGACAGGCTCTATGCCGCCATCGTCTACGGTGTTCCGACGCCGGGCAGTGGCACGGTCGACAGTTGGATCGGCCGATCCGACGCCGATCGAAAGAAGATGGCGGTTCATCGGGAAGGGCGCGGCAAACACGCCGTCACCCATTATCGTACTATAATGCGTCTAAGGGGCGCGACGATGGTGGAATGCAGGCTGGAAACCGGCCGCACCCATCAGGTTCGCGTTCACATGGCGCATCTTGGGCACCCCTTGATCGGCGACCCCGTTTACGGTAGAGAAAGAAAAGGTTTCAAATCAATACTGGAAACGCTGGGTTTCAAAAGGCAGGCATTGCACGCCAAAACACTGGGGTTCATACATCCGGTAACGGACAAGCCCCTTCTGTTTCAAAGTGTGTTGCCAGCCGACATGCAGGAACTGTTAAGCGAGCTTCACGTATAG
- a CDS encoding molybdopterin-binding protein, with product MADPTRTWTAALIVIGDEILSGRTQDKNVSQIATWLNVQGIRLREVRVVADDEGAIVEAVNALRARNDYLFTTGGIGPTHDDITVDAIAAALGVEVEVHEGARSVLSAYYATRGGLTEARLRMARVPAGASLIENRMSGAPGIRYGNIFIMAGVPHITAGMLESLTGTLEGGLPLLSATIGCWVAESEIADLLAATERAHEGCQIGSYPFFREGRTGANFVVRSTSQVTLDACVAALSAALEQGGWTVYPGGI from the coding sequence ATGGCCGATCCGACCCGCACATGGACCGCAGCGCTGATCGTGATCGGCGACGAGATTCTCTCAGGCCGCACACAGGACAAGAATGTGTCGCAGATCGCGACCTGGCTGAATGTCCAGGGCATCCGGCTGCGCGAGGTGCGGGTCGTGGCCGATGACGAGGGGGCGATCGTCGAAGCGGTGAACGCGTTACGGGCACGGAACGACTATCTCTTCACCACCGGCGGCATCGGGCCGACTCATGACGACATCACCGTCGATGCGATCGCGGCGGCGCTGGGCGTGGAGGTGGAAGTCCATGAGGGCGCAAGGTCGGTCCTGTCGGCCTATTATGCGACGCGTGGCGGGCTGACCGAAGCGCGGTTGCGCATGGCGCGGGTGCCCGCGGGAGCCAGCCTGATCGAGAATCGAATGTCAGGGGCGCCGGGCATCCGCTACGGCAATATCTTCATCATGGCGGGCGTGCCCCATATCACTGCGGGGATGCTGGAGAGCCTGACCGGCACGCTGGAGGGCGGATTGCCCCTGCTGTCGGCGACGATCGGCTGCTGGGTTGCGGAAAGCGAGATCGCAGATCTGCTCGCCGCCACCGAGCGCGCGCATGAAGGCTGCCAGATCGGTAGCTACCCCTTTTTCCGAGAAGGGCGCACCGGAGCGAATTTCGTGGTGCGTTCGACCAGCCAGGTCACGCTCGACGCCTGCGTCGCGGCGCTTTCCGCAGCGCTGGAACAGGGCGGATGGACAGTCTATCCGGGCGGGATCTGA
- the rpoH gene encoding RNA polymerase sigma factor RpoH produces the protein MAKSNVPAVPALGGEASLNRYLSEIRKFPLLTPEQEYMLAKRYEEHQDPEAAAQLVTSHLRLVAKIAMGYRGYGLPVSELISEGNIGLMQGVKKFEADRGFRLATYAMWWIRASIQEFILRSWSLVKMGTTAAQKKLFFNLRRMKNNIEAFEDGDLRPEDVTKIATDLGVTEEDVISMNRRMAMGGDTSLNVPMREDGEGQWQDWLADSDPLQDERVADEQERVMRHDMLVEAMDDLNDREKHILAERRLAEEPKTLEELSQVYGVSRERVRQIEVRAFEKLQKAMMRIAGGRLEKMARLATA, from the coding sequence ATGGCCAAGAGCAATGTCCCCGCGGTTCCGGCGCTGGGCGGTGAAGCCAGCCTCAACCGCTATCTGTCGGAAATTCGCAAGTTTCCGCTGCTCACCCCTGAGCAGGAATATATGCTGGCGAAGCGTTATGAAGAGCATCAGGATCCTGAGGCCGCGGCGCAGCTCGTGACGTCGCACCTGCGCCTGGTCGCCAAGATCGCCATGGGCTATCGCGGCTACGGCCTGCCGGTCAGCGAACTCATCAGCGAAGGCAATATCGGCCTGATGCAGGGCGTAAAGAAGTTCGAGGCCGATCGCGGCTTCCGCCTGGCGACCTATGCCATGTGGTGGATTCGTGCGTCGATCCAGGAATTCATCCTGCGGTCGTGGAGCCTTGTGAAGATGGGCACCACCGCTGCGCAGAAGAAGCTTTTCTTCAACCTGCGCCGGATGAAGAACAATATCGAGGCGTTCGAGGATGGCGACCTGCGCCCCGAGGACGTTACCAAGATCGCGACCGACCTGGGCGTTACCGAGGAAGACGTGATCTCGATGAACCGGCGCATGGCGATGGGCGGCGACACGTCGCTGAACGTGCCCATGCGCGAGGATGGCGAGGGACAGTGGCAGGACTGGCTGGCCGACTCCGATCCGTTGCAGGATGAACGAGTCGCCGACGAGCAGGAGCGCGTGATGCGCCATGATATGCTGGTCGAGGCGATGGACGACCTCAATGATCGCGAGAAGCACATCCTTGCCGAACGCCGCCTCGCCGAGGAACCCAAGACGCTGGAGGAACTCTCCCAGGTTTATGGCGTCAGCCGCGAGCGCGTTCGTCAGATCGAGGTCCGCGCGTTCGAGAAGCTGCAAAAGGCGATGATGCGCATTGCGGGCGGTCGGCTGGAAAAGATGGCCCGACTCGCCACGGCCTGA